Proteins found in one Amycolatopsis umgeniensis genomic segment:
- a CDS encoding ornithine cyclodeaminase family protein, whose product MRDAVEAVRDAFDGLAAGHFTQPERLVFGDGRVLVMTAYHEPSGTGVVKTLGVQLDRDPAILGTVVWTGAGEPLVADATAVTTLRTGAVTGVATDLLAPPSAGHLALLGSGAQAADQVRAIAAVRELREVAIHSRTTGNARALSERLGTEFPAVSFRVAESVEDALADAEIVNCATSSETPLFALSALPQNVHVNAIGSFRPSMRELPGELLATASIVVVDQIGAALEEAGEVIKAVEDGVLDRGSIVELGAALREPPAVSGRTVFKSVGVAAQDWAIARSLAAYEE is encoded by the coding sequence ATGCGGGACGCGGTCGAGGCGGTCCGCGACGCGTTCGACGGACTCGCCGCCGGGCACTTCACCCAGCCGGAGCGGCTCGTCTTCGGCGACGGCCGGGTGCTGGTGATGACGGCGTACCACGAACCGTCGGGAACGGGAGTGGTCAAAACGCTCGGCGTCCAGCTGGACCGTGATCCGGCGATTCTCGGCACCGTGGTCTGGACGGGCGCCGGTGAACCACTCGTCGCCGACGCGACCGCCGTGACCACCCTGCGCACCGGCGCGGTCACCGGCGTCGCGACCGATCTGCTCGCCCCGCCGAGCGCCGGACACCTCGCGCTCCTCGGTTCCGGGGCACAGGCGGCCGACCAGGTCCGCGCGATCGCCGCGGTACGAGAACTGCGTGAGGTCGCGATCCACAGCCGGACCACCGGAAACGCCCGGGCGCTGTCGGAACGGCTCGGCACGGAGTTCCCCGCCGTCTCGTTCCGCGTCGCCGAGTCCGTCGAGGACGCCCTGGCGGACGCGGAGATCGTCAACTGCGCGACGTCGTCGGAGACGCCGCTCTTCGCCCTCTCGGCCCTCCCGCAGAACGTCCACGTCAACGCGATCGGCTCGTTCCGCCCGTCGATGCGCGAACTGCCCGGGGAACTGCTCGCGACAGCTTCGATCGTGGTCGTCGACCAGATCGGAGCCGCGCTCGAGGAGGCGGGCGAGGTCATCAAAGCCGTCGAGGACGGCGTTCTCGACCGCGGGTCCATCGTGGAACTCGGCGCGGCCCTGCGGGAGCCGCCAGCGGTCTCAGGAAGGACAGTGTTCAAGTCCGTCGGCGTCGCCGCCCAGGATTGGGCCATCGCACGGTCACTGGCGGCCTACGAGGAGTAG
- a CDS encoding extracellular solute-binding protein produces MKRWTVVTLAAICALSLVSCDSGEGAARRLGEAEAGTLRVLAGSELADLQPLLEQEAAATGVKVKFQFTGTLEGTESLANGKADGQYDAVWFSSNRYPAAVPDAAKRLGEQVKIMSSPVVLGLSASAAQRLGWTGRPVSWGEIAEQAGKKAFTYGMTDPSASNSGFSALVGVASALAGAGNAIDAQQIASVTPKLTEFFSAQAMSAGSSGWLSETYQRRASGQDPGKKVDGLINYESVLLSLNASGKLPEPLTLVYPSDGVVTADYPLTLLAGANSDARDAHRKLAERLRTPDTQRKIMETTQRRPVVPGVPLGQQFAQKDLVELPFPATQQAVDALLGAYFDKIRRPSRTLYVLDTSGSMAGDRIESLRTALIGLTGADGSLTGRYRRFRSREEVTMLPFDTVPGSPQTFAVPDGDPQPALDKIKHFAEDLDANGGTAIYDSLERAYAIMGPLVARDPDRFTSIVLMTDGENASGSSFEDFQRKFPSLPEAMRQIPVFTVIFGESDSAELGEVAKRTGGNVFDARGDVLPKVFQEIRGYQ; encoded by the coding sequence GTGAAACGCTGGACGGTGGTCACGCTGGCGGCGATCTGCGCGCTGTCACTGGTTTCCTGTGATTCGGGGGAGGGTGCGGCGCGGAGACTGGGGGAGGCCGAGGCGGGCACCCTGCGGGTGCTCGCGGGCAGCGAACTGGCTGATCTGCAACCGTTGCTGGAGCAGGAAGCGGCGGCGACCGGGGTCAAGGTCAAGTTCCAGTTCACCGGGACGCTGGAAGGCACCGAATCGCTGGCGAACGGGAAGGCGGACGGCCAGTACGACGCTGTCTGGTTCTCGTCGAACCGTTATCCCGCAGCCGTTCCCGACGCGGCTAAACGGCTCGGCGAGCAGGTGAAGATCATGAGTTCCCCGGTGGTGCTCGGGCTTTCCGCGTCGGCGGCGCAACGGCTCGGCTGGACAGGGCGGCCGGTGAGCTGGGGTGAGATCGCCGAGCAGGCCGGGAAGAAGGCCTTCACCTACGGCATGACCGATCCGTCGGCGTCGAACTCCGGGTTCTCGGCGCTGGTCGGGGTCGCTTCCGCGCTCGCGGGCGCGGGCAACGCCATCGACGCGCAGCAGATCGCTTCGGTCACTCCGAAACTGACCGAGTTCTTCAGCGCGCAGGCGATGTCAGCGGGTTCGTCCGGCTGGCTTTCCGAGACCTACCAACGGCGGGCGAGTGGTCAGGATCCCGGCAAGAAGGTCGACGGGCTGATCAATTACGAGTCCGTCCTGCTGTCGCTGAACGCGAGCGGGAAGCTCCCCGAACCGTTGACGCTGGTGTACCCCTCCGACGGTGTCGTCACCGCCGACTATCCGCTGACCCTGCTGGCCGGCGCGAATTCCGACGCGCGGGACGCGCACCGCAAGCTGGCCGAGCGGCTCCGGACGCCGGACACTCAGCGCAAGATCATGGAGACCACGCAACGTCGTCCGGTCGTCCCGGGTGTCCCTTTAGGACAGCAGTTCGCGCAGAAGGACCTCGTCGAACTGCCGTTCCCCGCGACGCAGCAAGCCGTCGACGCGTTGCTGGGAGCGTACTTCGACAAGATCCGGCGTCCGTCGCGGACCCTGTACGTCCTCGACACCTCCGGTTCCATGGCCGGGGACCGGATCGAGTCACTGCGGACCGCGCTGATCGGGCTGACCGGCGCCGACGGTTCACTCACCGGCCGGTACCGCCGGTTCCGCAGCCGCGAAGAGGTCACGATGCTGCCGTTCGACACCGTTCCCGGCAGCCCGCAAACGTTCGCCGTCCCGGACGGCGATCCCCAGCCCGCGCTGGACAAGATCAAGCACTTCGCCGAAGACCTCGACGCGAACGGCGGCACGGCGATCTACGACAGCCTCGAGCGCGCGTACGCCATCATGGGGCCGCTGGTCGCGCGTGATCCCGACCGGTTCACGTCGATCGTGCTGATGACCGACGGGGAGAACGCGAGTGGTTCCAGCTTCGAGGACTTCCAGCGGAAGTTCCCGTCGCTGCCGGAGGCGATGCGGCAGATCCCGGTGTTCACCGTGATCTTCGGCGAGAGCGACTCCGCCGAACTCGGCGAGGTCGCGAAACGCACCGGCGGCAACGTGTTCGACGCGCGGGGTGACGTGCTGCCCAAGGTGTTCCAGGAAATCCGCGGGTATCAATGA
- a CDS encoding peptidase inhibitor family I36 protein has product MRKYRLGAAVLAAVMVCLAGGVPANAAQRGDHCVADTATEVIRCFDSVGDSLAAASAGKVGASATVISVLYEHGNFGGASVAITGSPCVEGTNQTIGFLGDWNDKISSFQTFHNCYITMYEHAEYQGESQEWYANDSANYGSNMNDRGSSVVYSRGPSRAELLKDCGRATKNCNAHVDQRGQDFGGSWGRVDTVYNCSANKITQVIGKRDTRSGKNTVSNEISVTAGFQFLVDWSVAYKRTWGQEWGWETSESVETRIEVNPGYWAGLDRSPVMRVADGWYDMWFDKRKWGHNQWYVWNFSGEGPAPGVVGQTRTVGKKMTSDEKKRVCGKSAGLVRSSAGAQTESAAAVTPSVPPVRVAEGRLHS; this is encoded by the coding sequence GTGCGTAAATACAGACTCGGGGCGGCCGTGCTGGCCGCGGTCATGGTGTGTCTCGCCGGTGGTGTCCCGGCGAACGCCGCGCAGCGCGGCGACCACTGCGTCGCCGACACGGCGACCGAAGTGATCCGATGCTTCGACAGTGTCGGCGATTCCCTCGCTGCGGCGTCGGCGGGCAAGGTCGGTGCCTCCGCGACCGTGATCAGCGTGCTGTACGAACACGGGAACTTTGGTGGCGCGAGCGTCGCCATCACCGGGTCGCCGTGCGTCGAAGGGACCAACCAGACCATCGGGTTCCTCGGCGACTGGAACGACAAGATCTCCTCGTTCCAGACCTTCCACAACTGCTACATCACGATGTACGAGCACGCCGAATACCAGGGCGAAAGCCAGGAGTGGTACGCCAACGACAGCGCGAACTACGGGTCCAACATGAACGACCGCGGCAGCTCGGTGGTGTATTCGCGAGGCCCCTCCCGCGCCGAACTGCTCAAGGACTGTGGCCGCGCCACCAAGAACTGCAACGCCCACGTCGACCAGCGCGGTCAGGATTTCGGCGGTAGCTGGGGCCGTGTCGACACGGTGTACAACTGCAGCGCCAACAAGATCACCCAGGTGATCGGCAAACGCGACACCCGAAGCGGGAAGAACACGGTGTCGAACGAGATCAGTGTGACCGCGGGCTTCCAGTTCCTCGTCGACTGGTCGGTCGCCTACAAGCGCACGTGGGGCCAGGAATGGGGCTGGGAGACCAGCGAAAGCGTCGAGACCCGGATCGAGGTGAACCCGGGTTACTGGGCGGGCCTCGACCGCTCACCGGTGATGCGCGTGGCCGACGGCTGGTACGACATGTGGTTCGACAAGCGCAAGTGGGGCCACAACCAGTGGTACGTCTGGAACTTCAGTGGTGAAGGTCCCGCTCCCGGTGTCGTGGGCCAGACCAGGACGGTCGGCAAGAAGATGACGTCGGACGAGAAGAAGAGGGTGTGTGGGAAGTCGGCGGGGCTCGTGCGGTCCTCCGCTGGAGCGCAGACGGAAAGCGCCGCCGCGGTGACGCCTTCCGTGCCTCCGGTGCGTGTCGCGGAGGGACGACTGCACAGCTGA
- a CDS encoding LmeA family phospholipid-binding protein: MSEGRWFELNPLPELFGLAAAGRALLPNVPVTPAAVLKTVTEQLVGRRLTTKVDGHDVGLTLTGLDYQADSLSLAATGRVGDVRIVVEDVDWPETPLSRITVLASNVRLRSLPSPAAIPEQVKMAIRVAPEILQARVAEARPGIIVTPGEDGHFHIRWEKRPRWGHLALESTVEGDAVVLRPMSVHIGRRRFGPPSRLKPIVLPLPELPQGIRLTAVEAHDGHLVLHALAEEWPEKLSTIPLGDLLGWVMTAVTTLTLPKLGGR, encoded by the coding sequence ATGAGCGAAGGCAGATGGTTCGAGCTGAACCCCCTTCCCGAGCTGTTCGGCCTGGCGGCCGCCGGGCGGGCGCTGTTGCCGAACGTGCCCGTGACCCCGGCCGCGGTGCTGAAGACCGTGACCGAACAGCTGGTCGGGCGACGGCTGACGACCAAGGTGGACGGGCACGACGTCGGGCTCACCCTGACCGGCCTCGACTACCAGGCCGACAGCCTCAGTCTGGCCGCCACCGGCCGGGTCGGCGACGTCCGCATCGTCGTGGAGGACGTCGACTGGCCGGAAACCCCGCTGAGTCGCATCACCGTCCTGGCCTCGAACGTCCGTCTCCGCTCGCTCCCGTCCCCCGCTGCTATCCCCGAACAGGTGAAGATGGCGATCCGGGTCGCGCCCGAGATCCTGCAGGCTCGGGTCGCCGAAGCCCGGCCGGGCATCATCGTGACCCCCGGCGAGGACGGGCACTTCCACATTCGCTGGGAAAAGCGGCCCCGCTGGGGACATCTCGCCCTGGAGTCCACTGTGGAGGGCGACGCCGTCGTCCTGCGGCCGATGTCCGTCCACATCGGACGCCGTCGCTTCGGTCCGCCGTCCCGCCTCAAGCCGATCGTGCTGCCCCTGCCGGAACTCCCGCAAGGGATCCGGCTCACCGCCGTCGAAGCGCACGACGGTCACCTCGTCCTGCACGCGCTGGCCGAGGAATGGCCGGAAAAGCTTTCCACGATCCCGCTCGGCGACCTGCTGGGCTGGGTGATGACGGCGGTCACCACGCTGACCCTGCCGAAGCTAGGCGGCCGATAG
- a CDS encoding toxic anion resistance protein, whose protein sequence is MDDFTLTPPEPVEAIPAERAAGLVTLGPEVHAEVAKRAEKFAVRLEALDVRSPEFTRVLDELLAVGESDMRAAATVAGALLDRSTRALAEIASPQQQATVSLAGLRRTLAEIDPAKLPITGRKLMGLIPVAGSAKKALDRYRAANEPVNALVLDLRARQDVLRRDNAALKGERERLWGTLGKLSEAAAFAEAVDGAIDRQVGIFDLTDPARAKSLRADALHPIRQRHQDLLTQLAVSAQGYLALDLVRRNNDELIRGIERAVSTTVAALQVALLVSGALAGQRDVLDEVRAVQATTDGLIRANAELLELRSAEIQRAGSDPAVAVATIRESFERIYRSIDAIDEFKAGAVSTMAATVEALSGEIRRAEDHLRRSHETATAEGAS, encoded by the coding sequence ATGGACGATTTCACGCTCACTCCACCCGAGCCGGTGGAGGCGATCCCGGCCGAGCGGGCGGCGGGCCTGGTCACTCTCGGCCCGGAGGTCCACGCCGAAGTCGCGAAGCGCGCGGAGAAGTTCGCCGTGCGGCTCGAAGCGCTCGACGTCCGATCGCCGGAATTCACCCGCGTCCTGGACGAACTGCTCGCGGTCGGCGAGTCCGACATGCGCGCGGCGGCGACCGTCGCCGGCGCGCTGCTGGACCGCTCGACCAGGGCGTTGGCGGAAATCGCGTCACCGCAACAGCAGGCGACGGTGAGCCTGGCTGGGCTCCGGCGGACCTTGGCGGAGATCGACCCCGCGAAACTGCCGATCACCGGCCGCAAGCTGATGGGGTTGATCCCGGTCGCGGGCAGCGCGAAGAAGGCGCTGGACCGCTACCGCGCCGCCAATGAGCCGGTGAACGCGCTGGTACTGGACCTGCGCGCACGACAGGACGTCCTGCGCCGGGACAACGCCGCGCTCAAGGGTGAACGGGAGCGGCTGTGGGGGACGCTCGGCAAACTGTCGGAAGCGGCCGCGTTCGCCGAAGCCGTGGACGGGGCGATCGACCGGCAGGTGGGGATCTTCGACCTGACCGATCCCGCGCGGGCCAAATCGCTGAGGGCCGACGCGCTGCATCCGATCCGGCAGCGGCATCAGGATCTGCTGACCCAGCTCGCGGTGAGCGCGCAGGGCTATCTGGCGCTGGATCTGGTGCGGCGCAACAACGACGAGCTGATCCGCGGCATCGAGCGGGCGGTGTCGACCACGGTCGCGGCGCTGCAGGTCGCGCTGCTGGTGAGCGGCGCGCTCGCCGGGCAGCGGGACGTCCTCGACGAGGTTCGTGCCGTGCAGGCCACCACCGACGGGCTGATCCGGGCGAACGCCGAACTGCTGGAGCTGCGCAGCGCCGAGATCCAGCGCGCGGGCAGTGATCCGGCGGTGGCGGTGGCGACGATCCGCGAGTCGTTCGAGCGGATCTACCGCAGTATCGACGCGATCGACGAGTTCAAGGCGGGAGCCGTCTCGACGATGGCGGCGACCGTGGAGGCGCTGTCCGGGGAAATCCGGCGGGCCGAAGACCATCTGCGCCGGTCTCACGAGACGGCGACGGCCGAGGGGGCATCGTGA